One region of Quercus lobata isolate SW786 chromosome 2, ValleyOak3.0 Primary Assembly, whole genome shotgun sequence genomic DNA includes:
- the LOC115974595 gene encoding neutral ceramidase 2-like isoform X1 translates to MASQLVTIKVLEKLKSRFGDLYTEENVAISGIDTHAGPGGYLQYLVYSITSLGFVHQSFDAIVNAIELSIVQAHNNLKPGSIFINKGVENARINRSPSAYLLNPAEERARYPNNVDTQMTLLKFFDGASKKSIGAFSWYATHGTSMSRNNKLISGDNKGAAARFFEDWFTSNTNSSSTPVTNSSNRSNISTLVEKAKAIKATGGKPCGNLTSQGFKVRKNNGSLFVGAFCQSNVGDVTPNVLGAFCIDGGKPCDFNRSSCHGNDQLCMGRGPGYPDEILSTQIIGGRQYQKAVDLFISATEELTGKIDYRHVYLNFTDIEVELDGNNVVKTCPAALGPGFAAGTTDGPGAFGFQQGDTKIYKLWRKLRDLLKEPTHYQVQCQKPKTVLLDTGEMFVPYASAPAILPIQMLRLGKLIILSVPGEFTTMAGRRLREAVKETLISNGNGEFNNNTEVIIAGLTNTYSQYVATFEEFEQQRYEAASTLYGPHTLSAYIQEFKKLAETMAKGEKIMKGPSPPDLFKAQLSLLPDPFGDSPPPGTNFGDMKQDIIVPKNGTFTKGDKASATFWSANPRYDLLTEGTFAVVAVLQGQHWTPVYDDDDDFSLFFKWKADDSYLYSMATIEW, encoded by the exons ATGGCTTCACAGCTTGTCACTATAAAAGTGCTTGAGAAGCTAAAATCAAG GTTTGGAGATTTGTACACGGAGGAAAATGTGGCAATCAGTGGCATCGATACTCATGCTGGGCCAGGGGGTTACTTGCAGTATCTAGTTTACTCTATCACTTCTCTCGGTTTTGTGCATCAATCATTTGATGCCATTGTTAACGCAATCGAGCTGAGCATTGTTCAGGCTCACAACAATCTCAAGCCTGGTTCAATTTTCATCAATAAAG GCGTGGAAAATGCGAGAATAAACAGGAGCCCAAGTGCTTATTTGTTAAACCCGGCAGAGGAGAGAGCCCGGTACCCAAACAACGTTGATACCCAAATGACACTGTTGAAGTTTTTTGATGGTGCAAGCAAGAAGAGCATTGGAGCCTTTAGCTGGTACGCAACGCATGGTACTTCCATGAGCAGAAACAACAAGCTCATCAGTGGTGACAACAAAGGTGCAGCTGCTAGATTCTTCGAGGACTGGTTCACTTCTAACACCAACTCATCCTCCACACCAGTCACCAACTCCTCTAACAGATCGA ACATTAGCACACTGGTAGAGAAAGCGAAAGCAATCAAAGCCACAGGAGGAAAGCCCTGCGGTAACTTAACCAGCCAAGGTTTTAAGGTGAGGAAAAACAATGGATCACTATTTGTAGGAGCATTTTGCCAATCAAATGTTGGAGATGTGACCCCAAATGTGCTTGGAGCATTTTGCATTGATGGTGGAAAACCCTGTGACTTCAATCGTTCCTCCTGCCATGGCAATGATCAGCTCTGTATGGGCCGTGGGCCTGG ATACCCAGATGAAATACTAAGCACACAGATTATAGGGGGGAGGCAATACCAAAAGGCTGTTGATCTGTTTATTTCTGCTACAGAGGAATTGACAGGAAAGATTGATTATCGccatgtttatttaaattttactgATATTGAAGTTGAATTAGATGGGAACAATGTAGTCAAAACATGTCCTGCAGCACTTGGTCCAGGTTTTGCTGCTGGAACTACAGATGGACCTGGTGCCTTTGGTTTCCAACAAGGTGATACAAAG ATCTACAAGTTATGGAGAAAGTTGAGAGACTTGCTTAAGGAACCAACCCATTATCAAGTGCAATGCCAAAAGCCCAAAACAGTTTTGCTAGACACTGGTGAAATGTTTGTGCCATATGCATCGGCG CCAGCGATTCTTCCAATTCAAATGCTGAGGTTGGGAAAGCTGATCATACTTTCTGTACCAGGAG AGTTCACAACAATGGCAGGGCGGCGACTAAGGGAGGCAGTTAAGGAGACACTCATAAGTAATGGAAATGGAGAATTCAATAACAACACTGAAGTTATAATAGCCGGCCTCACCAATACTTATTCGCAATACGTTGCAACTTTCGAAGAATTCGAGCAACAACGATATGAG GCTGCCTCGACCCTCTATGGTCCACACACATTATCAGCATACATCCAAGAATTCAAGAAATTAGCAGAAACAATGGCAAAAGGAGAAAAGATCATGAAAGGTCCTTCACCACCAGATCTTTTTAAAGCACAACTCAGCCTCCTACCTGACCCTTTTGGAGACTCACCTCCTCCTGGAACAAACTTTGGTGACATGAAACAAGACATCATTGTACCCAAAAATGGCACATTCACAAAGGGAGACAAAGCAAGTGCCACATTTTGGAGTGCAAACCCAAGATATGACCTATTGACAGAAGGCACATTTGCAGTGGTAGCGGTGCTTCAAGGGCAGCATTGGACTCCAgtttatgatgatgatgatgatttctctttgttttttaagtGGAAAGCAGATGACAGTTACTTGTATAGCATGGCAACCATTGAGTGGTAA
- the LOC115974595 gene encoding neutral ceramidase 2-like isoform X2, with translation MASQLVTIKVLEKLKSRFGDLYTEENVAISGIDTHAGPGGYLQYLVYSITSLGFVHQSFDAIVNAIELSIVQAHNNLKPGSIFINKGVENARINRSPSAYLLNPAEERARYPNNVDTQMTLLKFFDGASKKSIGAFSWYATHGTSMSRNNKLISGDNKGAAARFFEDWFTSNTNSSSTPVTNSSNRSNISTLVEKAKAIKATGGKPCGNLTSQGFKVRKNNGSLFVGAFCQSNVGDVTPNVLGAFCIDGGKPCDFNRSSCHGNDQLCMGRGPGYPDEILSTQIIGGRQYQKAVDLFISATEELTGKIDYRHVYLNFTDIEVELDGNNVVKTCPAALGPGFAAGTTDGPGAFGFQQGDTKIYKLWRKLRDLLKEPTHYQVQCQKPKTVLLDTGEMFVPYASAPAILPIQMLRLGKLIILSVPGGRRLREAVKETLISNGNGEFNNNTEVIIAGLTNTYSQYVATFEEFEQQRYEAASTLYGPHTLSAYIQEFKKLAETMAKGEKIMKGPSPPDLFKAQLSLLPDPFGDSPPPGTNFGDMKQDIIVPKNGTFTKGDKASATFWSANPRYDLLTEGTFAVVAVLQGQHWTPVYDDDDDFSLFFKWKADDSYLYSMATIEW, from the exons ATGGCTTCACAGCTTGTCACTATAAAAGTGCTTGAGAAGCTAAAATCAAG GTTTGGAGATTTGTACACGGAGGAAAATGTGGCAATCAGTGGCATCGATACTCATGCTGGGCCAGGGGGTTACTTGCAGTATCTAGTTTACTCTATCACTTCTCTCGGTTTTGTGCATCAATCATTTGATGCCATTGTTAACGCAATCGAGCTGAGCATTGTTCAGGCTCACAACAATCTCAAGCCTGGTTCAATTTTCATCAATAAAG GCGTGGAAAATGCGAGAATAAACAGGAGCCCAAGTGCTTATTTGTTAAACCCGGCAGAGGAGAGAGCCCGGTACCCAAACAACGTTGATACCCAAATGACACTGTTGAAGTTTTTTGATGGTGCAAGCAAGAAGAGCATTGGAGCCTTTAGCTGGTACGCAACGCATGGTACTTCCATGAGCAGAAACAACAAGCTCATCAGTGGTGACAACAAAGGTGCAGCTGCTAGATTCTTCGAGGACTGGTTCACTTCTAACACCAACTCATCCTCCACACCAGTCACCAACTCCTCTAACAGATCGA ACATTAGCACACTGGTAGAGAAAGCGAAAGCAATCAAAGCCACAGGAGGAAAGCCCTGCGGTAACTTAACCAGCCAAGGTTTTAAGGTGAGGAAAAACAATGGATCACTATTTGTAGGAGCATTTTGCCAATCAAATGTTGGAGATGTGACCCCAAATGTGCTTGGAGCATTTTGCATTGATGGTGGAAAACCCTGTGACTTCAATCGTTCCTCCTGCCATGGCAATGATCAGCTCTGTATGGGCCGTGGGCCTGG ATACCCAGATGAAATACTAAGCACACAGATTATAGGGGGGAGGCAATACCAAAAGGCTGTTGATCTGTTTATTTCTGCTACAGAGGAATTGACAGGAAAGATTGATTATCGccatgtttatttaaattttactgATATTGAAGTTGAATTAGATGGGAACAATGTAGTCAAAACATGTCCTGCAGCACTTGGTCCAGGTTTTGCTGCTGGAACTACAGATGGACCTGGTGCCTTTGGTTTCCAACAAGGTGATACAAAG ATCTACAAGTTATGGAGAAAGTTGAGAGACTTGCTTAAGGAACCAACCCATTATCAAGTGCAATGCCAAAAGCCCAAAACAGTTTTGCTAGACACTGGTGAAATGTTTGTGCCATATGCATCGGCG CCAGCGATTCTTCCAATTCAAATGCTGAGGTTGGGAAAGCTGATCATACTTTCTGTACCAGGAG GGCGGCGACTAAGGGAGGCAGTTAAGGAGACACTCATAAGTAATGGAAATGGAGAATTCAATAACAACACTGAAGTTATAATAGCCGGCCTCACCAATACTTATTCGCAATACGTTGCAACTTTCGAAGAATTCGAGCAACAACGATATGAG GCTGCCTCGACCCTCTATGGTCCACACACATTATCAGCATACATCCAAGAATTCAAGAAATTAGCAGAAACAATGGCAAAAGGAGAAAAGATCATGAAAGGTCCTTCACCACCAGATCTTTTTAAAGCACAACTCAGCCTCCTACCTGACCCTTTTGGAGACTCACCTCCTCCTGGAACAAACTTTGGTGACATGAAACAAGACATCATTGTACCCAAAAATGGCACATTCACAAAGGGAGACAAAGCAAGTGCCACATTTTGGAGTGCAAACCCAAGATATGACCTATTGACAGAAGGCACATTTGCAGTGGTAGCGGTGCTTCAAGGGCAGCATTGGACTCCAgtttatgatgatgatgatgatttctctttgttttttaagtGGAAAGCAGATGACAGTTACTTGTATAGCATGGCAACCATTGAGTGGTAA
- the LOC115974601 gene encoding dehydrin COR47-like has translation MAEHQHKRNEYETTTTTPGGNEGAVESKDRGLFDFLGKKEEKKPKEEVMASEFEKVSVSGGGGSHSHPKPVDEYYKEEKEEEKKHGLWGKKEEEKFTVSESYSHPKPIEDYYKEERKEEEKKHDLYQKKEEERVPAYESHSHPKPAEDYYKEERKEEEKKHGLFHNKEEEKVSVYESHSQPKPVEAYKEEKKEEEKKPGLFGKLHRSNSSSSSSSDEEEGEGEEKKKKKREEKKGLKDKIKEKIGGGDKEEEKKLEEKKYEEKKHEEKKHEDTSIPVERYEEEVVVQKLPEAPLAEPAQAEEKKGLLEKIKEKLPGQHKKPEEVPPSVAEYTTSEPPTHHEGDVKEKKGILEKIKEKLPGYHPKTEEEKEKEKESAAH, from the exons ATGGCGGAGCACCAGCACAAGAGGAATGAGTATGAGACTACCACTACCACCCCTGGTGGTAACGAGGGAGCTGTGGAGAGCAAGGACCGAGGCTTGTTTGATTTCTTGGGgaagaaagaggagaagaagCCAAAAGAGGAGGTGATGGCGTCTGAGTTTGAGAAAGTTAGTGTGTCTGGAGGAGGAGGATCTCATTCTCATCCAAAGCCTGTAGATGAGTACTACAAGGAGGAGaaggaggaagagaagaaacATGGTCTCTGGgggaagaaggaagaagagaaatTCACTGTTTCTGAATCTTATTCTCACCCAAAGCCTATAGAGGATTACTACAAGGAGGAGAGgaaggaagaagagaagaaacatGATCTCTAtcagaagaaggaggaggagagagTACCAGCGTATGAGTCTCATTCTCACCCAAAGCCTGCAGAGGATTACTACAAAGAGGAgaggaaggaagaagaaaagaaacacgGTCTCTTCCATAATAAGGAAGAGGAGAAAGTCTCAGTGTATGAGTCTCATTCTCAACCAAAGCCTGTAGAGGCATACaaggaggagaagaaggaagaagagaagaaacCTGGTCTCTTCGGCAAGCTACACCGATCTAACAGCAGCTCTAGCTCT TCTAGCGATGAGGAGGAAGGTGAaggagaagagaagaagaagaagaaaagggagGAAAAGAAGGGACTGAAGGATAAAATCAAGGAGAAGATAGGTGGCGGAGAcaaggaagaagagaagaagctCGAAGAGAAGAAGTACGAAGAGAAGAAGCACGAGGAGAAGAAGCATGAGGACACCAGCATTCCAGTTGAGAGGTACGAAGAAGAGGTAGTAGTTCAGAAACTCCCAGAGGCACCATTGGCAGAGCCAGCTCAAGCTGAAGAAAAGAAGGGCCTCCTTGAAAAGATTAAGGAAAAACTTCCAGGCCAGCACAAGAAGCCTGAAGAGGTCCCTCCTTCGGTTGCAGAGTATACCACTTCTGAGCCACCTACTCATCATGAAGGAGATGTGAAGGAGAAGAAGGGCATTTTGGAGAAGATTAAGGAGAAGCTCCCTGGTTACCACCCAAAGACTgaagaagagaaggagaaagagaaagagtcTGCTGCCCATTAA
- the LOC115959766 gene encoding zinc finger BED domain-containing protein RICESLEEPER 2-like, which translates to MEPSTNAPPSQTTPAAQAGPVVQAEPVPTPTNAEALPPRPSDKTKVSEIAVDCGNNRKKSTAWDHFEKIKISEGQFKAVCHYCQKTYHANSKGHGTTNLLNHTPNCVKNPNRASLKGQQTLAFEPKMNGEEGFKLVPTAFTVEASRKALAEMIIIDKLPFRFVEGYGFQKYSTTLQPKLQIRDIPSRQTVARDVISIYGVEREKLREALKGRRVCLTTDTWTSIQNLNYMSLTGHFIDDDWNLHKRILNFCLVEDHRGETIGRKIEMCLREWGVDGIFTLTVDNASSNGATIKFLRTITKDWKGTILEHEFLHMRCCAHILNLIVGDGMKEINVSIARVREAVRYVKSSPNRNQTFRSIMERLGIESKCLLSLDVPTRWNSTYLMLNTAEKFEKVFLRMDFEDDSYSSYFLNKENSGGLGSPCGVDFQNCRTFVGFLKLFYNATKKFSGSLYVTSNTFFDEMFVIQENISHLIKSQNHLLKNMATKMEAKFEKYWGKGDKN; encoded by the coding sequence ATGGAACCCTCTACTAATGCCCCCCCTTCCCAAACAACACCCGCTGCCCAAGCTGGACCTGTTGTCCAAGCTGAACCTGTTCCCACTCCAACAAATGCTGAGGCACTTCCACCTAGACCTAGTGATAAAACCAAAGTGAGTGAGATAGCTGTTGATTGTGGTAATAATAGGAAGAAGTCTACTGCTTGggatcattttgaaaaaataaaaatcagtgaGGGTCAATTTAAGGCTGTCTGCCATTATTGCCAAAAAACTTACCATGCTAATAGTAAGGGTCATGGTACTACAAATTTATTGAATCATACACCAAATTGTGTTAAGAACCCTAATAGAGCTTCACTTAAAGGGCAACAAACCTTAGCATTTGAACCCAAAATGAATGGGGAGGAAGGGTTTAAGCTTGTACCAACAGCCTTTACTGTTGAGGCTTCTAGGAAGGCACTCGCAGAAATGATTATAATAGACAAGTTGCCTTTTAGGTTTGTTGAAGGGTATGGGtttcaaaaatattcaacaaCCTTACAACCTAAGTTGCAAATTAGGGATATCCCATCTCGTCAAACTGTGGCTAGAGATGTGATTAGCATTTAtggtgttgagagagagaaactaaggGAAGCCTTGAAAGGTCGTAGGGTGTGCCTTACTACGGACACATGGACTAGTATTCAAAATCTGAATTATATGTCCCTCACAGGTCATTTTATTGATGATGATTGGAACTTgcataaaagaattttgaatttttgtctaGTGGAAGACCATAGGGGAGAGACTATAGGTAGAAAGATTGAGATGTGTCTCCGTGAATGGGGTGTTGATGGCATATTCACCTTGACAGTGGATAATGCTTCCTCTAATGGTGCTACCATTAAATTTTTACGAACAATAACTAAAGATTGGAAGGGGACTATTTTAGAACATGAGTTCTTGCACATGAGGTGTTGTGCACATATCTTAAATTTGATTGTGGGAGATGGTATGAAAGAAATTAATGTGTCCATTGCTAGGGTGCGTGAAGCAGTGAGGTATGTGAAGTCCTCACCAAATAGAAATCAGACTTTTAGGAGTATTATGGAGAGATTAGGTATTGAATCCAAATGTTTACTAAGTCTTGATGTACCAACTAGGTGGAACTCTACCTATCTCATGTTAAATACTGctgaaaaatttgagaaagtgtTCCTAAGAATGGACTTTGAGGATGATAGCTATTCTTCATACTTTTTGAACAAGGAAAATAGTGGTGGTTTGGGATCTCCTTGTGGggttgattttcaaaattgtagAACATTTGTGGGtttcttgaaacttttttacaatGCAACTAAAAAGTTCTCCGGTTCTTTGTATGTGACTTCAAATACCTTCTTTGATGAGATGTTTGtgattcaagaaaatatttctcatttaattaaatctcaaaatcatctcttgAAAAACATGGCAACTAAAATGGAAGCTAAGTTTGAAAAGTACTGGGGGAAAGGGGATAAAAATTAA